In Fragaria vesca subsp. vesca linkage group LG5, FraVesHawaii_1.0, whole genome shotgun sequence, the genomic stretch ATCCTAGCCCGGCCTCTACCTCCTTGCCTCAAACCTCGTCCATTGATGAGGTTACGAGGTCGTTTGCCACCTCACTTGTCCTAGCTAACATAAAAGTAGTCGATCTCTCAGGCCGCATCTTAAGACCTCGAAGACATGCACAACAATCTTTCTTATCGCTAAGCCGCCTAAGGCATAAGGGGCATGATGACTTGACGTCATCCTCACATTCCTCCGGCTTATTTATTCAATATTTCCTTTTTTCGAGGACAAATTTCCAAACTCTGAAGGGTCAATTACATAGAAGTTCACTTTGAGACATTTTATTCTATAGAGGTCCACCCAAATATTTTTATCCACATAAATCCACCCAAGCTTAAATAAAGGTATTGAAGTTCAACTAAATTACAGACTGCCATCCAACTAAAAAATTAGATTTTCTCTTATATTTACAAAAATACCACTAATGTAAAAAGTCAACAACCACTCTCTTTCCCGGAAAAGTCTCCGATAGACCTTCGGCGAGGTCTCCGATGGACTCCGGCCGACCTCCGGCGATGTCTCCGGCCAACTTCCGACGAGGTTTCCAACAGTTACGAAAGCTACTAGCGCCAGCAAGAAAAGATACTACCGCCAGCAAGAAAAGCTACTATCCCTAGCTAGAAAAGCTACTACCACCGACTACAAAAGCTACTACCTCTATCAACAAAAGCTATTATCCTTAGCTATAAAAACTATTACAACCAACAACAAAAGCTACTACCACTTACTACAAAAGCTACTACCGTCAGCAATAAAAGCTACTACTGTCAGCAATAAAAGCTACTACTGTCAGCAACAAAATCTACTATTGCCGCAAACAAAATCTACTAACAACAAAAGCTACTACAACCGGCAGCAAAAACTACTATCTCTACCTATAAAAGCTACTACAACCAACAACAAAAGCTATTATTGCAACAAAAGCTACTACCGTTAGCAACAAAAGCTACTACCGCTAGCAACAAAAACTACTACAGTCAGCAATCAAACCTACTACTGCCAGTAACAAAAGCTATTACTTCCGGTAACAAAAGCTGCTACTTCCGGCAACAAAAACTACTACCTCTGGCAACAAAAGCTACTGATGCTATAAACAAAAACTACTACCGCCAGTAATCAAATCTACTACTGCCGGCAACAAAAGTTACTATTTCTGACAACAAAAGCTACTACTTCCGGCAACAAAAGCTACTACTTCCGGCAACAAAAGCTACTACAACCACCACAGGAAATAAAAGCTACTATTGTCAGCGACAAAAAGCTATTACCATCAGAAAGAAAAGCTACAACCAACAACAAAAACTACTAACTAAAAGCTACTACTGCCGAGATAACTAAAGCTACTACTACCAACAACAAAACCTACTGCCATCACAAAATAAAGCTATTACCACCGACAAATAAAACTACTGCCACCGGTAAATAAAGCTACGACGACAAATAAAGCTACTACCGCGAACAAATAAAGCTACTGCTACCTGAACCAATAGCTACTACTACCCAAACCAATAGTTACTACTGCAGGCAAGAAAAACTACTACTAGTAGCAACAAAAACTACTATCAAACACAACAAAAGCTACTACCGAACACCAAAACCTACTCTTACCAATCCCAAGAGCTACTTTCACCAATACTACGTTAAATGCTGCTACTAACCCAAAAATCTGGAAAATCAAGTTGCTGCAACTATGAACATCTAAAACATCCACACCACCATTACTAACACTAACCAAATAATTCATCATAATTATATAGATACACGGATTAACAAAAAAAAGAAAAAAGAAATCTGTGTGGTTTCATTTCATCATTACCTTTTCATACACCAAAACAAGCACAAACACTTGATAATAGACTATGAAATCCAAGAGCTCTAAAATAGCGTAAACAAATTCGACGATTGGAAAAATCAAANNNNNNNNNNNNNNNNNNNNNNNNNNNNNNNNNNNNNNNNNNNNNNNNNNNNNNNNNNNNNNNNNNNNNNNNNNNNNNNNNNNNNNNNNNNNNNNNNNNNNNNNNNNNNNNNNNNNNNNNNNNNNNNNNNNNNNNNNNNNNNNNNNNNNNNNNNNNNNNNNNNNNNNNNNNNNNNNNNNNNNNNNNNNNNNNNNNNNNNNNNNNNNNNNNNNNNNNNNNNNNNNNNNNNNNNNNNNNNNNNNNNNNNNNNNNNNNNNNNNNNNNNNNNNNNNNNNNNNNNNNNNNNNNNNNNNNNNNNNNNNNNNNNNNNNNNNNNNNNNNNNNNNNNNNNNNNNNNNNNNNNNNNNNNNNNNNNNNNNNNNNNNNNNNNNNNNNNNNNNNNNNNNNNNNNGAGAGAGAGAGAGATTTGGGGAAAGGAGGGAGGGGAGAGAGAACGAGAGAAATTGAGAAACTGATTTGGGGAAAAGAGGGAGGGGAGGGTAATTTAGGTATAGCAAAAAAATAAACGGATGGGTTTGGATTAAAAGGTGGACTTATGTGGGTAAAAAGTTTAAGGTGGATCTATAAGAAAAAAAATGTTGAAAAAGGACTGTTGTGAAATTTTATTGTTAGAATGGTTTCAGCGGCGGAGAATACTGATCTTACTCCAAATAAGTCAAAAAGATTCTGTGTATAATAATATGATTTTGCCCTTAATCAAGATATTTTGGTTCTCTTTCTTTCCTTTGATAAAATGTTGGTGTCACTAAACAAGAGGATTCTACAGAACCCATACTTGCCTTAACAAAAACATTCCCTCCCAATCCCAATCCTACATTACTTCCATTCTAAATTTTGTACCCCTCTCACTGTCTTCATATAAAGAGAGACCCAATTCAGACGTATGGAAAATGGGTTTCTAAGTAAGGTGAGAATGGAGGGGCAGAGAAGAGTGTTGGCAGTGAAATTGGAGAGGCTGAGGACTCAGAACCCAGATGGGTTTTGCGTCATGACGGACGACCAAGTCGAGCAACTCCAGAAACAGATCGCCGTCTACGCCGTCATCTGTGAGCAGCTTGTTGATATGCACAAGGCCTTCACTGCCCAACAGGATCTTGCTGGTTCTTCTCTGAACTTACAGTTTTCAATTACTTTACCTTTCATCATGTCAGTTACTTTTTGTGGGTTTTGAAGTTTATGGTTGATGTTTCTGTAAACAGCGTTTTATGGATTCAGTAGAACTGCATAATGTGGTCGTGTTCGTTTTGTTTGGTTGATTGTGTTTATAACTTTATATGTTATTTAGCTTTCTTGGAATTTTGTGAAGCATGCAAAGATTATAGACTTGAATGTTTCATAAGCAAGAGTTACTATCCCAAGCCAAATGTCATTCTTGTTGTCCTCGAGAGAAAAGTACATGTCTCATTTTGTATCTAGACTCATGAAAACCAGTGAATTTGCGTTGTGATTTCTGGACTTGGCTTGTATTGATTTCTTGTTTCAATCTTCCTTCTGTCCATTCTATAAATACTGTTGTAGGCAGAAGCTTTATGAGACTACTTCACTAGGACCATGTTTCTTCCGAGCCATCCTTTTCTATAGTTTACATTTGCTTACCATGAAGTTAGTTCCATTGAAGGTGTTTGATTCACTTAATTTGGACTATTGAATTTGGTGGATCTTTAGGTTGTCAGTTGTGAATTGTGATATGTTTTAATTGTTTTTATTTATGAACTGATGAACAATCTTTATTAATGAAGAAATAGATCAATGATTACAATGAGAGAGAACAAACTCGATCTCTGATAGCAGTAGGAATACTACCACACCAGGAAAAAGAAAATTGACTGTTAAGAGCCAAACTAGCCAGCTTATCCACAGTTGGAGTGGTTGATTAAAACCTCAGAACAATGGTGTAACCAGTCCAACATAGACTGATATGCTTTTACTTCATTTCCTAACTTGTGCATATCTGAAGGTTTTTGTTGAATATACTGCCTATAAGCATCAGTCTTTCTGGTCCAGGAATGAAGATGGGAAATGTGTACGGCGATTTGATGCCATTTGGTGGCAACAAGGTAACTGCAAGGCAGCGGTGGACGCCATCAAATACGCAACTTGAAATCCTTGAGCGTATCTATAATGAAGCCAACGGAACTCCAGGAAAGCACAGAGTCAAAGAGATAACCAAGGAACTCTCACAACATGGCCATGTTACTGAAACTAATGTTTACAATTGGTTCCAAAACAGAAGAGCTCGTTCAAAGAGAAAGCAATCGGTGCCAACACGGAACATGACAGAATTAGATATAGAGCCCGAGGTTATATCTCCCAAGGATAAGAAGACAAAACCTGAAGACATGTACTTTCGAAGTCCTGATTCAGGTATTGAAAATTTCTTTGCTTAGATGCACAGAAAAATGTCAGTTCACATAGTTTTATAATTTCCTGCTGTTTGAGTCTTGAGAGTGTCATTTTACAAGTATCAATCTACATATACTTCTCGGTTTTCCTTCTTTTGCTTCATTTTTTTTTGTTTGTAATACATTGCAATCGATATTGACTTTTGCATGTCTGCATCTACACATTCAGATGCAAACCACATACTGTTCTCATTTTCCAAATGGTTTTCTTTCCAGGAAATGAGAACCCCAAATGGTAATGTTGAAGTTCCTAGTTGAAGAGTAGACGTGGTTGGATTATATCAGTTTGAAGTTCTTTCTTCTTTGTGTTTCAACAGAAACTTATGAAAGTAGAGGCTAACGTGCAGTAGCTATATCACAGCAGGCTTTTATGAGATTAAACTTATGAACCACATATGAGTTGCAAACATTACATTACATATTATATAAATAAGATCACAAGTTTGATTCTTTGGTCGTATTCATTAGCCCTTATGTGATGGATAGATTTCAATTATTTTTGGTGTAATGTGTAATATCCTAACAATCTGGTTCTGGAACCAGGTTCTCAGAATCATTGATGATGTTTTAGGCAGTGCAGCTAAATAAGTTAAGGAGAAAATACTTGTGACACCTTATACTTTATACCTAAAAGCAGTTATGTCCCTCGGTTTTTTTAGTGTTAATGCCTATTAGCCCTAAATTTAGGATTTTTCTTCTCACTAACAAAATCAGATTTTTAAATTCTCAAGAGCTAACGTACACAACAAAAAGACAATTATACCTTTTTTGAATTAAATAAACTACAATAGACCATTATAAAAGTGAGAAATTTTGAGAAATAGCCTCTTTTGGCCATTCAAATTGATTTATAACCAAGTTATTTAGAAAAATTGAAAATTAACCATCTCAGAGTGTAAAAGGCCATAATCACCCTCATTCAGTACAAAAACTTCTCTCCTTCTCTTTTATTTCACAAGCTATGTTTCTTCTATTCAACGAATCAAACCTATGTATGTATTTACTGCAAATCTGCAATTTTTTCACAAAACATGAGAGAAGGAGAAATTCTAATTAATAAAAAGTAGCAAAGGAGAAACTATATGGGTTTTGATCTTTTAATCCGTCATGTAAATGCCTCATACAAGACCACTTATTTACCCATGTCATCAATTTGGAACCTGAAACACCCAAAAAACAAATTGAAATCCATGCCATCTTTTGTAAACCTCCATTCTAGAACCAGATTTTCCTTGTCCTTTTTGAATTCCCAAAGTTTCTGGCGTTTTTGTTGATTAGTTCAAGTTTGAGATTAGGGTTGTTTATTATAAGAGTGATTACCAGTACATAAGTATTTGATGAGCCGTAATATCAAGATTTGTGTAATGAACAATGTTCCATGTATATAGATAGTGAGGTTACATATGTAAAGGGTTATATGTATGAGGTTTCATACTTGAAGGGTGATATGCATCGTGTATATGGGAGAAAATCAAAAGTGATCGATGAGAAGGAAAAACAAAAGTTATGAGAAGAAATTGGAGAAGAAGTCTAGGAAGTGAAATTTAGATTTTTATTTTGATTGAGGGTACTTATGATATTTTATCTCTTAATCTGGTTATTTTTCAACTTTTTTCAAAAACAAGGTTATTTATCAATTCATAGACCAAAAAGTGGTTATTTCTCAAAATTTCTCTATAAAAGTCTATTATGGAATATAGATTCTATGACCGGATTCCTATGGCCGATGACGTTGACCAGACTCCGGCAGCCGTTGACCGGACTCTGGCAACCGTTGACCGGATTCCGGGGAGTGTTGACCAGATTCCAATGATATGATGTTTATTGGAGGCAGTAGGAGGTCTATTGAGGGTAGTAGGGGGTCTATTAGGGGCAATATGGGGTTTGTTTGAGGGTCTATTAAGGGTAGTAAGAGGGTCTATTGGGGCAGTAAAGTGTATGTATAGTGTCTATTGGAGGCAATAAGGGGTCTGTTAGAGCGTCTATTGGGGGCAGTAGGGGGTTTGTCGGAAGATCTATTGAGGGCAGTAAGAGGTTCTTTTGAAGGCAATATGGGGTTTGTCGGAGCGTTTAATGGGGGCAGTAGGGGGTATGTCGGAGGATCTATTGAGAGCAGTAAGGGGTTCTTTTGAAGGCAATATGAGGTCTGTCGGAGCGTCTAATGGGGGCAGTAGGGGGTATGTCGGAGGATCTATTAAGGGCAGTAAAGGATTCTTCTGAAGGCAATATGGGGTCTGTAGGAGGGTCTATTGGGGACAGTATGAGGATCTATTGGGGACAGTAGGAGGGTCTATTGGGGGCAGTAGGGGGTCTGTTGGAAGATCTATTGAGGGCAGTAAATGGTTCTTTTGAAGGCGATGGGGTCTGTCGCAGCGTTTAATGGGGGCAGTAGGAGGTGTTTGCACCTAAATTTAGCAATCCGTGGAGATTTCCATATCGGTTTGTTAGTTTGCGATTAGAGAGAAATGAGTTTGGTCATTTGGCCGAGAGTAGTGACATTCGGTCATTCGGCTGAGAGTAGTGTAGTTCGGCCGTTCGGTCGTGAGTGGTATTTCGGTCATTCGGCCGAGAGTGGTATTTCGGTTTTCGGCTGAGGTATTTCGGCTTTCGACCGAATGAATGGAGGCACTCGATCATTTGGCCGAGAATATGAAGAATGAAGTTTTGCGGCCGAAATGAGAGGACGTTAGACCATATGATCGGGATAAGAGGCCCAAACTCAAAATATCTTAAGTTGTATGACCCAAAGTCAAAATATTCTATGGTGTGTTTCGGTCACTCGGCCGAAAATGAAGGTCTATAATGTCGCATGGCCGAAGCGAATGTGTTCACTTGGCCATTCCGCCAAGAATATGATGTTCGGCCATACGACCAAGATAGATGTGTCGCTCAAACAAGGTAGTGGTTTTATATCGTTTGAATTAAACATCAATCCATTTGGACGATTTGAGTGGACCAATGTGCAAGCAGGCCAAATCCAATAATTATGAGTAGTCGGCCGAGTCCATGCACAATCTCGGCCGATGGTTCATTTAGGAACAATCTTGGCCGAGGATTCATTTAGGAAAGAAAGTCTCAACAAGGAAGAACTTCAATCAGATCAAGGTTTTCAAGCAAATAGGCATCACAAACATCAGTCAAATCATGACATTCATGTGTGATTCGGCCAAGAAAGGAAATAGGATGTCCAAAAGATTTCATGACGTAGAGGAACATACTAGCTAGGTTTTCTGACTTGTATATATAGAACCTTGTAACTCATCTGTAAAAGGTCCTGCACCACTCAAACAAATTAATACACAAACTTTACACACAAACTTATCTCTCTCTTGCTTAGGTACTTTACCTTCCTATCAACTTCAAACCTAAATTTATTTCCTTGCTTTCTTTGTTTTATTGTCAATTCAGTTCTTTACATTCCTGCACTTTAATTATCTTGTTCTTTACATTCTTGCACTTTAATTTCTCTTGTTCTTTATATTCATGCACTTTATTAATCGCACGTAGGAGTAGTTGTAACATAGAAATTTCGTCTATTGATCTCTTTCGGCCAGTCCGGATTGGGTCAATGCGATTCGCTATTCACACACACATCACATCACAACGCTACAACAACCGAATCCACTTCATCTTCGTGTTCACGGTGATTTGCGAGTATCTCCACCCGATAGATCTCTCGCCAGTCTCCCTAACATTTGAGTTCACCCAGGAAGTAAACGTATTTGAAGATCTCGGCGACGCTTAGCCGAAAGTCCTTGTAACACAGGCACCAGAACCTAACGGCCGAGAGGGTTCCTTCCTCGGCCGACAATCATTTGAAGAAGTTAGATCAGGCATACTACATCAATCAAAACCTCGCTTGGCCGTCTCGGCTGCGAGTTGGCACGCCCGCGCAACAAAAGGACATTTGTAGCCAAGGATCTCTGCCTCAATTCGGCCGAAATCATTTTTGAGCAAACAGGAGGGTCTATTGGGGGTAGTAAGGGGTATGTCGGAGGATCTATTGAGGGCAATAAGGGGTTCTTTTGAAGGCAATAGGGGGTATTTTAGCCATTTTAGCAACTTAACAGTCTTTTTTGACGGTCAACTAACAGAAAGGGTAAAACTGTCACGAACTAAAAGTATAGGGGTATACCAGTTTAATTTAAAAATCGAGAGACATAACTATTTTTAGGTACAAAATGTAGGGTGTCACAAGTATTTCCTAAGTCAATTTTCAGTATACATTTTGCATAATATAACGAGGGGTGTGGACAAGCTTAAATATTGTGATGCAAAACTTCAAATTTATGTCATGGAATGAATTCAATTAATATCAGCAGAAACTTGGCTAGTAATTTCTTCTTTTTCATAAATAAAATTTTTGGTGAAAATATAAATACTTGGGCAACTGCAAATGACTTGTAGAACACAATCTTTCCCTTTATGAAACATGGGGCTTAAGCAAAAAATTTAAATTTTTATAGAAGAGGTTACACACCAGATGAACTATATAGCTAGTATTTGGTTTCAACTAAAAAGAATAACAGATATTAGGCTTCTTTAATTTGCTGGAAAGTACCAATTATTATCATGTAATTATGGTTTGGTTAAAGAGAGAGATTAGGAGTAGATTATGCAGATAATACTGAACAACGAGTTGACTAGCTAGGTGATGAGTTAATTGGCATTTGATTATGTAATTATGATTTGATTAACGAGAGATTAGGAGTAGATTATGCAGTTATGACTCAACAATATAATCAAGAGTCGATTAGGTAACTGGGAATACATTTCTAATCAATTGATTTTTCAATAATGTATTTGATATTCTTCCTAGTTTAGGCTTGTACTTGTGTCATTTTGATAGGAGAATAAATTGCTACCATACTATCTGTGATCAAGCATTTAGAGTCTCCACTCTCCAGAGAGCCTTGAAAATTGAGGTGGGTGAAAGGCAGATAGCCGTGCACAAGACTGCCACAATGAAGATGGAAATGGGAGCTAATGATGATGAGAAGATGAGAATCTACGAGAGAGCACGAATGGCTGTTGAGGCTGTTGAGGCTTGTGACATGGAACTTCTGGACAAGACTAGGAAATATGAAGAACTAATGCTGGAGAAGCACAAAAAGATTATGCAAATTCAACAGCTGGAGAAGATTATGAGGCTCAAACTTGCAGAAGCTGATATGTTCCAGCTCAAGGCCAATGAGGCGAAACAAGAGGTGCTGAGGCTCCAGAGGATTGCTATTGTGTCGGAAGAAGAATATGGTAACAGTTACCTGAGACATCGATTGAGAGAGGCCGAGGCAGAGAAG encodes the following:
- the LOC101301300 gene encoding WUSCHEL-related homeobox 8-like, whose protein sequence is MENGFLSKVRMEGQRRVLAVKLERLRTQNPDGFCVMTDDQVEQLQKQIAVYAVICEQLVDMHKAFTAQQDLAGMKMGNVYGDLMPFGGNKVTARQRWTPSNTQLEILERIYNEANGTPGKHRVKEITKELSQHGHVTETNVYNWFQNRRARSKRKQSVPTRNMTELDIEPEVISPKDKKTKPEDMYFRSPDSGNENPKW
- the LOC101294475 gene encoding OBERON-like protein-like gives rise to the protein MKMEMGANDDEKMRIYERARMAVEAVEACDMELLDKTRKYEELMLEKHKKIMQIQQLEKIMRLKLAEADMFQLKANEAKQEVLRLQRIAIVSEEEYGNSYLRHRLREAEAEKQYLIEKIRLKGHSKAFNNCDGHS